From Candidatus Binatia bacterium:
GCGGCGGCGGGCGAGCTGCGCTCGCTGATCCTCTGGGGCCCGCCCGGAAGCGGGAAGACCACGCTGGCGCAAATTCTCGCGCGATCCGGCGGCGCCCACTGCGTTCATTTCTCCGCGGTCTCCTCCGGCGTCAAAGAGCTCAAAAAAGTCATCGAAGAGGCGGAGCGTCTCCACCGGATGGGAAAGCCGACGGTCCTCTTTGTCGACGAGATTCATCACTTCAACAAGGGGCAGCAGGACACTTTTCTGCCGCACGTCGAGCGCGGCATTCTCATTCTGATCGGCGCCACGACCGAGAATCCTTCGTTCGAAGTCATCTCTCCGCTGCTGTCGCGCTGCCAGGTGCTGGTGCTGCATCCGCTCTCCGCCGAAGAGATCGATACGATCGTCGGGCGCGCGCTCAACGACGAGAAATCAGGCCTGGGAAGTTACCGCCTGGAGCTGACGCCGGAGGCGCGCGGGTTTCTCGTCGAGCAGTCGCAAGGCGACGCGCGCATCGCTCTCAACGCCCTCGAAACCGCCGCGGCTCTCGGCCGGCGCGACCAGGGCAAAAAACAGATCGATCTTCCGGCCGTGCAAGAAGCGCTGCAGAAAAGAGCGTTGCTTTACGATAAGGCCGGCGAGGAGCACTACAACGTCGTCTCCGCTTTCATCAAGAGCATGCGAGGAAGCGATCCGGACGCGGCGCTCTACTGGCTGATGAGAATGCTCGAAGCCGGCGAAGACCCGCTTTTCATTGCGCGGCGCATGATCATTCTCGCCGCGGAGGACATCGGCAACGCCGACCCGCAGGCATTGCAGGTCGCCGTGGCAGCGAAGGACGCGCTCCATTTTGTCGGCCTTCCCGAGGGGCGGATCCCGCTGGCTCAGGCAGTGACCTATTTAGCGACCGCGCCGAAGTCCAACGCATCGTACAAGGCCATGCTCGCGGCGGCGAAAGACGTGGAGGACAAAGGCGCTCTGCCGGTGCCGCTGCACCTGCGCAACGCGCCGACCGAGCTGATGGAGAAGCTGGGTTACGGCAAAGACTACCGCTACGCGCACAATTTTCCCGGCCACGTCGTCGAGCAGCAGCATTTGCCCGACGCGCTCAAGGGAAAGACCTATTACTCCCCTTCCGAGTCCGGCTACGAGAAGGCGATCAAGGAAAGATTGAAAGGCTGGAAGGAAAAAAACCGCGAGAAATAAATTGACTCTTCCCGCCGCATGCAACGCCCCCTCGTCACGCCCTCTTTTTTGTCCTTGCCAATGCCGTTTCGCTTATAGTAGCTTTCGACTTGGTTGATTCGCCGCATGCTTCTCGTTCCGACTTTGTGAGGTCGTCATGAATACACACGGGCATCTTTTCTCAGTCGCCTTTGGGATCGGCGCTCTCCTCTTGGCTGCGACCTGTGAAGCGGCCGCGCCGGCACCGGAGAAAGTTCGGACGATCACTCTGGGTTTCGTCTCTAAAAAAGCTCCTGCGGAAGTCGAACCGCAATTTCGAGATTTCGTCGACTACGTGGCCAGAAAGCTCTCCTCTTCCTCGACCCCCGTGGAGGGCAGAGTGATCATCGCGCCGTCCCCGCTGCAGCTCGCGAAGCTCCTGCAGGAGAAGAAGGTGGATTTTTACACCGACAGTCCCTATCCCACGTATGTCATCAACAAACAGGGGGCCGCGCGACTGATACTCCGGCGCTGGAGAGGGGGAATGGCGGAATATCGCGGCGTCCTCTTCACCCGGAAAGACGGCGGAGCGACAAAGCTCGAAGATCTTCGCGGCAAGGTGATCGCCTTTGAGGATCCGGGATC
This genomic window contains:
- a CDS encoding replication-associated recombination protein A — encoded protein: MELFDTGRDKERSRPVPLAERMRPSTLDDFVGQQHLLGPGKLLREMAAAGELRSLILWGPPGSGKTTLAQILARSGGAHCVHFSAVSSGVKELKKVIEEAERLHRMGKPTVLFVDEIHHFNKGQQDTFLPHVERGILILIGATTENPSFEVISPLLSRCQVLVLHPLSAEEIDTIVGRALNDEKSGLGSYRLELTPEARGFLVEQSQGDARIALNALETAAALGRRDQGKKQIDLPAVQEALQKRALLYDKAGEEHYNVVSAFIKSMRGSDPDAALYWLMRMLEAGEDPLFIARRMIILAAEDIGNADPQALQVAVAAKDALHFVGLPEGRIPLAQAVTYLATAPKSNASYKAMLAAAKDVEDKGALPVPLHLRNAPTELMEKLGYGKDYRYAHNFPGHVVEQQHLPDALKGKTYYSPSESGYEKAIKERLKGWKEKNREK
- a CDS encoding phosphate/phosphite/phosphonate ABC transporter substrate-binding protein is translated as MNTHGHLFSVAFGIGALLLAATCEAAAPAPEKVRTITLGFVSKKAPAEVEPQFRDFVDYVARKLSSSSTPVEGRVIIAPSPLQLAKLLQEKKVDFYTDSPYPTYVINKQGAARLILRRWRGGMAEYRGVLFTRKDGGATKLEDLRGKVIAFEDPGSTSGHFLPKVFLLRKGFRLAEKPGTEAKVAAKEIGYIFTYSTNKIVDLVGSGKAAAGAFSNDDYARLGEHSKTGIAILAETEAFPRSLVSARRLLDPAQLNRLKEVMLAMHQDDEGRKVLEKFDNTTKFDLLPGGEEAVRKKLVALFRSGEKT